In Tamandua tetradactyla isolate mTamTet1 chromosome 7, mTamTet1.pri, whole genome shotgun sequence, the following are encoded in one genomic region:
- the PCED1B gene encoding PC-esterase domain-containing protein 1B, which produces MEIIFLICSWRRSTDLPWAKKAAVRRLALGAMVHLRTSEVQQLLHNKFVVILGDSIQRTVYKDLVLLLQKDCLLTLRQLKAKGELSFEKDELVEGGRKGHMHNGIQYREVRQFCSGHHLVRFYFVTRVYSDYVEAILEELRSGEHAPDVVIMNSCLWDLRRYGRYPWRSYRDNLESLFGRLAEVLPDSCLLVWNTAMPVGKKITGGFLLPEDQPYDPSLQYDVLKANFYSYAEAIKHEFDVLDLHFHFRHAGQHRQGDGVHWDERAHRHLSQLLLAHVADAWGVELPGHDPVGQWIMEAPVRAGPDQDVERQPQAGRGQLASSPRPLLPLPRPPLLPLLPRPPPPPFPPPPLPPPMSFPFPHPPPRPLLSQEMAQYPPGPQDPCFFSDQPHQSNQFSNCFHLDVPSSSQTGFFIEAEFMFDPQPPMSPVAAPYQQRAQVIHRGFPRNLRRGPYVSQRGRRRPSKRLAPAHPE; this is translated from the coding sequence CGATCCACTGACTTACCGTGGGCGAAGAAGGCAGCAGTTAGGCGGCTGGCCCTCGGCGCCATGGTCCACCTCCGCACCTCCGAAGTCCAGCAGCTGCTGCACAACAAGTTCGTGGTCATCCTGGGGGACTCCATCCAGAGGACCGTGTACAAGGACCTGGTGCTTCTGCTGCAGAAGGACTGCCTGCTCACTCTGAGACAGCTGAAGGCCAAGGGGGAGCTGAGCTTCGAAAAGGACGAGCTGGTGGAGGGGGGCAGGAAGGGCCACATGCACAACGGGATCCAGTACCGCGAGGTCCGCCAGTTCTGCTCCGGCCACCATCTGGTGCGTTTTTACTTCGTCACGCGAGTGTACTCCGACTACGTAGAGGCCATCTTGGAAGAGCTGCGGTCGGGTGAGCACGCCCCGGACGTGGTGATCATGAACTCCTGCCTCTGGGATCTCCGCAGGTATGGTCGCTACCCGTGGAGGAGCTACCGGGACAACCTGGAGAGCCTGTTTGGGCGTCTGGCCGAGGTGCTGCCTGACTCGTGCCTCCTGGTGTGGAACACGGCCATGCCGGTGGGCAAGAAAATCACCGGGGGCTTCCTCCTGCCGGAGGACCAGCCCTATGACCCCAGCCTCCAATATGATGTGTTGAAAGCTAATTTTTATAGTTATGCAGAGGCTATAAAACATGAATTTGATGTGCTGGACCTGCATTTCCATTTCCGTCACGCGGGGCAGCACCGGCAAGGGGATGGCGTGCACTGGGACGAGCGGGCGCACCGACATCTCTCCCAGCTGCTGCTGGCCCACGTGGCTGATGCCTGGGGTGTGGAGCTGCCTGGCCACGACCCGGTGGGCCAGTGGATCATGGAGGCGCCCGTGAGGGCAGGACCTGACCAGGATGTTGAGAGGCAGCCTCAGGCCGGCAGAGGTCAACTGGCCTCGTCTCCACGCCCACTCTTGCCTCTGCCGAGACCACCCCTGCTCCCGCTCCTGCCCCGGCCCCCACCGCCACCcttcccaccaccaccccttcCACCGCCTATGTCATTTCCCTTCCCACACCCGCCTCCCAGGCCCCTTTTGTCCCAAGAGATGGCCCAGTACCCACCCGGTCCCCAAGATCCCTGCTTTTTCTCAGACCAACCTCACCAGTCGAATCAGTTCTCAAACTGTTTCCACTTGGATGTGCCCTCATCTTCCCAGACAGGATTTTTCATCGAAGCAGAATTTATGTTTGACCCCCAGCCGCCTATGTCCCCCGTCGCTGCACCTTACCAGCAGCGGGCCCAGGTAATTCATAGGGGTTTCCCCCGGAATCTTCGGCGTGGCCCCTATGTGTCCCAGAGAGGGCGGCGGAGACCTTCAAAGAGATTGGCCCCAGCCCACCCAGAGTGA